One Ammospiza caudacuta isolate bAmmCau1 chromosome 11, bAmmCau1.pri, whole genome shotgun sequence genomic window carries:
- the FYTTD1 gene encoding UAP56-interacting factor yields MNAFGAAAPLPGSSAAAGARHGGGESVEKIDMSLDDIIKLNKKEERKQYSPKIKRGLQQNRAQQFSSQGSKWGMQQQKGYGKNRLGRRKKIAGKKRSYGVITGLAAKKALGSHKGISPLNRQPLSEKNAQRNYPVLKRKTNLQRQSEMQRKQAPALRRSALLNRRNNMTSTFVRIGNKLNQQKDTRQATFLFRRGLKVQAQVQSADDLDNQTVKRTRQWRTSTTSGGILTVSIDNPGAIISPASQKLRLTRSPVPSFLMKRDQSEEKKIPKGVPLQFDINSVGKQTGMTLNERFGILKEQRTALSQNKGSRFVTVG; encoded by the exons ATGAACGCGTTCGGGGCTGcggcaccgctcccgggctccTCGGCCGCGGCGGGGGCCCGGCACGGCGGCGGCGAGAGCGTGGAGAAGATCGACATGTCTCTGG atGATATCATCAAGCTGaacaagaaagaagagagaaagcaatattctcccaaaataaaaagaggGCTTCAGCAGAATCGAGCTCAGCAGTTCAGTTCACAAGGCTCCAAGTGGGGAATGCAACAGCAGAAAG GTTATGGAAAGAATCGTTTGGGGCGCAGAAAGAAGATAGCAGGGAAGAAGCGTTCTTATGGAGTCATAACTGGCCTGGCAGCCAAGAAAGCTCTGGGTTCACACAAAGGAATCAGTCCTCTGAACAGACAGCCATTGAGTGAAAAG aATGCACAGCGGAATTACCCAgtcttgaaaaggaaaacaaacctgCAGAGACAAtctgaaatgcagagaaaacaaGCTCCTGCCCTCAGGAGGTCTGCCCTGCTAAACAGGAG GAATAACATGACATCTACGTTTGTCAGAATTGGAAACAAACTGAATCAACAGAAAGATACTCGTCAAGCAACTTTCCTGTTTAGAAGGGGCCTGAAG GTACAGGCCCAAGTGCAGTCAGCAGATGATCTTGATAATCAGACAGTAAAGAGAACTCGTCA ATGGCGAACTTCTACCACAAGTGGAGGGATCCTGACTGTGTCTATTGACAACCCAGGAGCAATCATAAGCCCAGC GTCTCAGAAATTACGATTAACTCGTAGTCCTGTGCCATCGTTTCTGATGAAGAGGGACCAATCTGAAGAGAAGAAGATTCCAAAAGGGGTTCCATTGCAGTTTGATATAAACAGTGTTGGAAAACAG ACAGGGATGACGTTGAACGAGCGATTTGGGATCCTGAAGGAGCAGAGGACAGCGCTGTCTCAGAACAAAGGAAGCCGTTTTGTAACAGTGGGCTAA